A stretch of DNA from Bradyrhizobium algeriense:
AGCGTTTCGCCACCGGTGCGATGAGCTTCGGCTCGATCTCGCGCGAGGCGCACACCACGCTCGCGATCGCTATGAACCGGATCGGCGGCAAGTCGAACACCGGCGAAGGCGGCGAAGAGGCCGATCGCTTCAAGCCGCTGCCGAACGGCGACAGCATGCGTTCGGCGATCAAGCAGGTCGCCTCGGGCCGTTTCGGCGTGACGACGGAATATCTCGTCAACTCCGACATGATGCAGATCAAGATGGCGCAGGGTGCCAAGCCCGGCGAAGGCGGCCAGTTGCCCGGCCACAAGGTCGACGCGACCATTGCGCGCGTGCGGCATTCGACGCCCGGCGTCGGTCTCATTTCGCCGCCGCCGCATCACGACATCTATTCGATCGAGGATCTGGCGCAGCTGATCTACGACCTCAAGAACGTCAATCCGGACGGCCAGGTCTCGGTCAAGCTGGTTTCCGAAATCGGCGTCGGCACGGTGGCCGCGGGCGTTGCGAAAGCGCGCGCCGACCACGTCACCATCGCAGGCTTCGAGGGCGGCACCGGCGCCTCCCCCCTCACCTCGATCAAGCACGCAGGTAGCCCGTGGGAAATCGGCCTTGCCGAAACCCATCAGACGCTGGTGCGCGAGCGGCTGCGCAGCCGCATCGTGGTCCAGGTCGACGGCGGCTTCCGCACCGGGCGCGACGTCGTGATCGGTGCGCTCCTGGGCGCCGACGAGTTCGGCTTTGCCACCGCGCCGCTGATCGCGGCCGGCTGCATCATGATGCGCAAGTGCCACCTCAACACCTGCCCGGTCGGCGTCGCGACGCAGGATCCGGTGCTGCGCAAGCGCTTCACCGGCCAGCCCGAGCACGTCATCAACTACTTCTTCTTCGTTGCCGAAGAGGTGCGCGAGATCATGGCGCAACTCGGTTACAGGAAGTTCGACGAGATGGTCGGCCAGACCCAGATGCTCGACCAATCCACTCTGGTGGCGCACTGGAAGGCCAAGGGCCTCGACTTCTCAAAGCTTTTCGTCCGCCAGAAGGAAGAAAAGGGCCAGAAGATCTATCACGCCGAGGCCCAGAACCATCATCTGGAGAAGGTGCTCGACCGCCGCCTGATCGAGAAGGCGCAGGCCGCGCTCGACCGCGGCGCGCCGGTCAGAATCGAGGAAGAGATCAACAACACCGACCGCTCGGCGGGTGCGATGCTGTCGGGTCAGGTCGCAAAGATCTACGGCCATGCCGGGCTGCCGCATGACAGCATCCATGTCAGCCTGAAGGGCACCGCGGGGCAGGCGTTCGGCGCGTGGCTGGCGCGCGGCGTCACTTTCGATCTCGAAGGCGAAGGCAACGACTATGTCGGCAAGGGCCTGTCCGGCGGCCGCATCATCGTCAAGCCGCCGAGGAATTCCGGCATCGTGCCGGAAGAGTCCATCATCGTCGGCAACACGGTGATGTACGGCGCGATCGAGGGCGAATGCTATTTCCGCGGCATCGCCGGCGAGCGCTTCGCGGTGCGTAACTCAGGTGCGGTCGCGGTCGTCGAAGGCGCCGGCGATCATTGCTGCGAGTACATGACCGGCGGCATCGTCGTGGTGCTGGGCAAGACCGGGCGCAACTTCGCGGCCGGCATGTCGGGCGGCGTCGCCTATGTGCTGGACGAGGCCGGCGACTTCGAAAAGCTCTGCAACCTCGCGATGGTCGAGCTCGAGCCGGTATTGTCGGAAGAGCTGATCAATGCGGGCACTTACAACCACTCCGGCGATCTCGAGGCGCATGGCCGGGTCGACGTGTTCGCCAATCTGCTGGAGTCCGATATCGAGCGGCTGCACATCCTGATCACGCGCCACGCCAAGCTGACCGGCTCGAAGAAAGCGGCCGAGATCCTCGCCGACTGGAAGACGTGGCTCCTGAAATTCCGCAAGGTGATGCCGGTGGAGTACCGCCGCGCACTGAAGGAATTGAAGGCGAACGCCGACGCCGAACCCAAAATCGCAATCGGGGCTTAGGGAATCGAGGCCTCATCCTTCGAGACGCGGCGCAACGCGCCGCCGCTCGGGATGAGGAGAAAAGACTGAACGTTCCTCATGGTGAGAAGGCGCGAGGCCGTCTCGAACCATAGGGCCAAGAAGATGCAAGGGCGTCAGGTTCAAATGGGCAAGATCACAGGTTTTCTCGAGATCGACCGGAATGAGCGCAAGTACTCACCGGTCGCCGAGCGTTTGAAGCATTATCGCGAATTCGTCATTCCCCTGAGCGAGAAGGACACCCGCGATCAGGCCGCGCGCTGCATGAATTGCGGCATCCCCTATTGCCACGGCACCGGTTCGGTGGCGCCGGGTACGCCGGGCTGCCCGGTCAACAACCAGATCCCAGACTTCAACGACCTCGTCTATCAGGGCAACTGGGAAGAAGCCTCGCGCAACCTGCACTCGACCAACAATTTCCCCGAGTTCACCGGCCGCATCTGCCCCGCCCCGTGCGAGGCATCCTGCACGCTCAACATCGACGACAACCCGGTCACCATCAAGACCATCGAATGCGCCATTGTGGATCGCGCCTGGGACAATGGCTGGCTGCAGCCGGAGATCGCGCCTGCCAGGACCGGCAAGAAGGTCGCGATCGTCGGCTCCGGCCCGGCGGGATTAGCGGCCGCGCAGCAGCTCGCGCGCGCCGGCCACGACGTCCATGTCTACGAAAAGTTCGCCAAGGCCGGCGGTTTGCTTCGTTATGGCATCCCCGACTTCAAGATGGAAAAGCACATCATCGACCGCCGCGTGGCGCAGATGGAAGCCGAGGGCGTGACGTTCCATTACGGCGTCCATGTCGGCGGCACTTCGCCGGGCTCTGTCGATCCGCGCGAGTTGCTCAACCAGTATGACGCGGTGGCATTGACCGGCGGCGCCGAAGCCGGCCGCGATCTGCCGATCCCCGGCCGCGACCTCGACGGCATCCACTTTGCGATGGATTTCCTGCCGCAACAAAATCGCCGCGTCTCCTCCGAGCCGCTCGGCGACGCCAAGGAGATTCTCGCCGAAGGCAAGCATGTCGTCGTGATCGGCGGCGGCGACACCGGTTCGGACTGCATCGGAACTTCATTCCGGCAGGGCGCAAAATCCGTCACGCAACTTGAAATCATGCCGGCGCCGCCCGAGCACGAGAACAAGGGCCTGACCTGGCCGAACTGGCCCTTGAAGATGCGGACTTCGTCGAGCCAGGCCGAAGGCGCCAAGCGCGAATTCGCGGTGCTGACGCAGAAATTCTCCGGCGTCGACGGCAAGGTGCAAAAGCTGCATTGCGTGCAGGTCGACGACAAGTTCAAGCCGATCGCCGGTACCGAATTCGAACTCGAGGCGCAGCTCGTGCTGCTCGCCATGGGTTTCGTGCATCCGGTGCACGAGGGCATGCTGAAGAACCTCGGCGTCGATCTCGACCAGCGCGGCAACGTCCGCGCCAACACCCATGACTACCAGACCTCGCTTCCCAACGTCTTCTCCGCCGGCGACATGCGCCGCGGCCAGTCGCTGGTGGTTTGGGCGATCCGCGAAGGCCGGCTGTGCGCGCGGGCGATCGATCAGTATCTGATGGGGACGACGACGCTGCCGCGGTAACGGCCGCCATCGCCGGGCTCACTCCCGGCGAACGGGAATCCCGGCGAAGATCGATGGAAGCGTGGGTCAGCCCACGTATGCCGCGATGTGTATGGACACCTCATCGTATTGCCCGCAACCTCGCCTGGTTCGGATCAGCGCTCACCGTTCCTCCGGTGCGCATTACTATCCGGAATCATAGGGAAAGGCGGCAATATGAGAACTCAGGGAACGGGCAATTCCGTTCGCCAGCGCATCACACGCGTATTGGCGGCCGGCGCTCTGCTATTCATGTACGCATTCGGCATGATTGCCACGACCGGCGCCTTTGTTGCAGCGGGCGTATCTCCGGCCTTCGCGCAACGCGGCCGGGGGCGAGGCCGGGGCGGCGGCTGGGGCCGAGGTCGAGGTGACGGTGTCGGCGCAGCAATCGGGATCGGGGTCGGCGCGGCCATCATCGGCGGCGCGATTGCGGCGAGCGCCGCCGAGCAGCAGCGGCGCGATGCCGTCAGCTATTGCATGCAGCGCTATCGTTCGTTCGATCCCGAGAGCATGACCTATCTCGGCCGCGACGGCCTCCGCCGTTCCTGCCCGTAGAAGACGACTGTCTGTCACGATATTTCAGGACCCCGGCCGAAGTGCCGGGGTTTTTGTTTGGGGGCGCCGTGGGCCAAGAGTCGCCTTTCCCGCAATCGGAAAAGATCATCCGCCTTTAATGCTGCAACCTCACCCCCAGCATCATCACCGTCGACACCGTGCTGTTGCCCGGCAAATTCGAATCCAGCCAGTCGCGGCGCAGCGTGCCCCTGAGCCAGACGTTGCGGTTCATCTTGTAGATCGCTTCGCCCGACACCGCATAGATCTTGTCGCGCCTGGGATTGCCCTGATAGTCGAGATCCCCCCAGGTGAACTTGCCGATCGCGGTCAGCCAGCGGCGGAAATCGTGGTCGACTTCGACGGTGTAGATGTGCGTCAGCACGCCCGACGTGCCGGGCAGCGTGGTTTCCGTGATCGTGGTATCCGAATAGAACTTTGCCGTCGTGAGCGGCGTCGCGGTCCAGACCAGCGAGGACGAGACGAGCAGGCCTTCCAGGCGGTCCAGCCTCGGATCGACATAATCGCGCGCGGCGTAGCCGACGCCGATCTCACCGGTCAACAGCCGCGAGAATTCGAAGCTGGTGCCGCCCTTGACGTAGCCGCCCGCGGAATCGCGCGCAAAGCCGGCGCGGTCGAGCCTGACGTCATGCACGCGGCTGTCGCCCTGCACTTCCACGAACGGCTTCAGGCCAGGCCTCAAATCATAGCTGACGCGGCCGACGCCACCGTATTGGCTGAAGTTGCGGTCGTCGTTGGTGGTCGACGTGCCGTCGGTGAGTTTTGAGTTGGTGTAGTCGGTGCGGTCGACGGTGGCGCCGGCGGAAACCTGCAGCCGGTTGAAGCTCTGGTCGACGCCGACGGTGCCGCCGACCGTGGTGTAGATCGGATATCTGGCGAGGCCCGCCTGAACGTTCGGGCTGCCGGGATTGTCGGTCGAGACAAACAACCGACCTTGCGCCAACAGCCTGGTGTCGCGGCTGACATCGAGCCGGCCGTCCACATGGCCGATGAAGCTGGGCCGATCGATATCGAGCGGCGCCGACAGCGGCGTACCGTCGGCGTTCGGCGTGAGGTTGCTGGTATAGCCGGTGAAGGAGCCGCGCAGATCGGCCACCAGCGCGTGACGCTCCCAGTCGGAGAACGCAACGAATTCCGGCGCGATCACATAGAACGGCTTGCCTTGCGCCGGGACGAGCCGGCCGGGATTGGTATCGTAGCCGCCGGAGAATTCGACCGCGGATTTGATCAGGAAACTGCCGGCGTAATCGCCGACCGCGCCGAACGGATCGTCGTCGATCCGCAGGCGCTTGCGTGGCGGCTGTCCCACCACCGTGCCCGCCATTGCGGGCGGGATCGGCGTTTTGTGCGCCGATTCCGACGGGGGAATCGAAAGCCGCAACCGCGTGTTCGACGCAATAGGCGGCGGCGGGCTGCCGGGACCGACCGGCGGCTTCGGCTTCGCCTGCCCGGGATAGTATTTCGGTTTCTTGCGCTTGCGATTGAGCGAGTCGTATCCGGAATCGGCGGCGCCGCTGGCGGCCGGCAGGCCGTATTTCGGGATCTGTCCGATCCGCGACGGCGCGGGCTTGTCACGTTCCTGCAGCTTCGGATTATTGAGCGGATCGTTCGCCTCCGCCGCGGTCCGGCGCAGCGGCGAATCCGGCGACGTCGCCTGGCTGGTGCGCTTTGAGCTGAACAGGTCCGGCGTGACGACCTGCGCTTGCGCCGCGGTTCCCGCGAGAGCGATCAGCGCAAGGCACGGCAAGGCCGCGCGAAAGACGCGCGCGCGGCTGTTCCGGCCGGCTGCTGGCCCCGCCATCACGATAAAAAATACCCCAACAAAAACAAATACTTCATGGACGCGCGCCGAGCCCTCGCGGAACACGTCGTTAAGGAGTTAAAACAATTATGGTTAATGAGCCGTTGAGAGCGCCCCATGCGCGTCGCATCGCGGGACGGGTCATGCTAAGGAAAGGCCCGGGGGCAACGCCCCTCTTCCCTGGAAACAGATATGGCCAATCCGAACCCGCTGATGGCAAAATCATCCGGCACCGATCCCGCTGATGCTGCCGTCCAATCGGCCCTGCGCACGCTCGACGCCGAGGCCGGCGGGATCGCCGCGCTATCGGCGGCACTGCAGTCCGATCTCCGCGCCCCCTTCACTGCCGCCACCGACCTGATCCGGAACGCCAAGGGACGGCTGATCGTCACTGGCTTGGGCAAGTCCGGCCATATCGGCCGCAAGATCGCCGCGACCTTTGCCTCCACCGGCACGCCGGCGTTCTTCGTTCATGCCGCCGAAGCCAGCCATGGCGACCTCGGCATGATCACGGCCGAGGACGTCATCCTGGCGCTGTCCTGGTCCGGCGAGCAGCCGGAGATGAAAAACCTGATCAGCTACGCCGCGCGGTTCCGGATTTCCGTGATCGCGATGACGGCGGAGCGGGAATCCTCGCTCAGCAAGGCTGCCGACGTCGCGCTGACGCTGCCGAAGGCGCGCGAGGCCTGCCCGCACAATCTCGCGCCGACCACCTCCTCGCTGATGATGCTGGCGCTCGGCGATACGCTGGCGATCGCGCTGCTGGAAGGCCGCGGCTTTACGTCGGTCGATTTCAGCGTGCTGCATCCGGGCGGCAAGCTGGGTGCAATGCTGAAATATACCCGCGATCTCATGCACGCGGGCGACGCCGTGCCGCTGAAGCCGCTGGGCACCAAAATGTCCGACGCGCTGGTCGAGATGACCTCAAAGGGCTTTGGCTGCGTCGGCATCGTCGACGCACGCGGGCATATCGTCGGCATCGTCACCGACGGCGATTTGCGCCGCCACATGGACATGGGGCCCGATCTGATGGCGGCCACCGTCGACGAGGTGATGACGAAAAATCCGAAGACGATCGACCGCGACGTGCTGGCCGGCGAGGCGCTGGAGATCCTCAACTCCTCGAAGATCACGACGCTGATCGTCACCGACGCCGGCAAGCCGGTCGGCATCGTGCATCTGCACGATTTTTTGCGCGCAGGCGTGGCGTAGACTGGACGGTCCCGTAGGGTGGGCAAAGGCGCACTTGCGCCGTGCCCACCATCACCCACTCCGCCAGGAATGGTGGGCACGCTTCGCTTTGCCCACCCTACAAATCCTCGCAATGACGGTTCAGGCCTTCGGAAACCTTGCCGCCTTCGCCTCCAGCGGCAGCGCCAGTCCGTTCGCGAGATACGATACGGTGTGATAGAATCCGCAGAGCAGGATGATCTCGAATATCTGCGCCTCGTCGTAATGCGCCGACAGCGCCGCGAATTCGGCATCGCTCAGCGTTGCGCGGTCGTGCAGCGCATCGACGACGGCGATCAGCGCCTGCTCGGCCTCCGACCAGCAGGCCTCGGTGACCGCGCCGCGCACGGTGGCGCGGACCTGTTCATCGGTCAGTTTTGCAGCAGCCGCAAACGCCGCGATGTGCACGCCCCATTCGTACTCGCATCCGGTTCGCGCGCAGGTGCGATCGATGACGATCTCGCGCTCCCTCAACGACAGCGGCCCGCGATCCAGCAGACTGCCGGCGCGGAATTTCTCCCAGGCCCGGGCGTTGCCGGCCATGACGCGAAACAGCACCAGCGGCGGCGCGCCGCGCATGATGCGGTCGAACTGCTCGGCAATGTCAGGTGCATAAGGCGGCTCAAGCGGCGCGATGCGCGGCGCGGTCTGGGACATGGCCAACTCCTGTGCTACAAATAACGTAGCGAAATGCTACATTATCTGTAGCGCCATGCAAGAGGGCTTTCGATGCCGAAACCGGCCGCCGTCCCGGGGAAAACTGCCGTTCGCGGCTCTAGAACCGGCCGGCCGGTCATGGCGCTGCTCGATCTGCTCGGCCGCCGCTGGACCTTGCGGATCATCTGGGAGCTGCGCGACGGCCCGCTGACCTCGCGCGCGCTGCGCACCGCCTGCGACGACGCCTCGCCGACCGTGATGCAGGCCCGGCTGTCGGAGCTGCGCGAGGCCGGTCTCGTCGAACTCCTGGCCGGCGACGGCTATCGCCTTACACCGCTGGGCAGGGAGCTGATGGAAAGCTTCCTGCCCCTGCATCACTTTGCCGAGCGATGGAGCAAGCGCGGGGCATAGCGTTTTCGAGCGAAGTGGATACCGGTTCGCGTGAAGAAAACGCGTCAAAAGAGAAGCCTTGAGCTAAGCCGCCGCCACCGTCAGGCTCGCGCCATCGGCCTGCACCACCTTGACGCGGCTACCGGCCGGCGCGTCGGGGCCGGCGACACGCCAGATCGTGTCGTCGATCCGCACTGTGCCCGTGCCGTCGACGATCGGCTTTTCCAGGGTGAATTCCCGGCCGATCAGCGCCTCGGTCCGCTTGTTGAGAAATGGGTTGCTCTGGCTGCGGCTTCCTGCGCTGCGCGCGAAGTGTCGCCACGCCGGCACGGCGGCGACTGTGAAGATGGCGAACAACAGGAGTTGCGTCTGCCAGGACGGGTTGATCACAAACGAGAGCAATCCGACCAACAGCGCCGCAAGCCCGAGCCAGAACAGAAAAATGCCCGGCGCGAGCAGCTCCAGCGCCATCAGGATGAAGCCGAAGATCAGCCAGTTCCAGGTGCCTA
This window harbors:
- a CDS encoding glutamate synthase subunit beta: MGKITGFLEIDRNERKYSPVAERLKHYREFVIPLSEKDTRDQAARCMNCGIPYCHGTGSVAPGTPGCPVNNQIPDFNDLVYQGNWEEASRNLHSTNNFPEFTGRICPAPCEASCTLNIDDNPVTIKTIECAIVDRAWDNGWLQPEIAPARTGKKVAIVGSGPAGLAAAQQLARAGHDVHVYEKFAKAGGLLRYGIPDFKMEKHIIDRRVAQMEAEGVTFHYGVHVGGTSPGSVDPRELLNQYDAVALTGGAEAGRDLPIPGRDLDGIHFAMDFLPQQNRRVSSEPLGDAKEILAEGKHVVVIGGGDTGSDCIGTSFRQGAKSVTQLEIMPAPPEHENKGLTWPNWPLKMRTSSSQAEGAKREFAVLTQKFSGVDGKVQKLHCVQVDDKFKPIAGTEFELEAQLVLLAMGFVHPVHEGMLKNLGVDLDQRGNVRANTHDYQTSLPNVFSAGDMRRGQSLVVWAIREGRLCARAIDQYLMGTTTLPR
- a CDS encoding BA14K family protein, whose product is MRTQGTGNSVRQRITRVLAAGALLFMYAFGMIATTGAFVAAGVSPAFAQRGRGRGRGGGWGRGRGDGVGAAIGIGVGAAIIGGAIAASAAEQQRRDAVSYCMQRYRSFDPESMTYLGRDGLRRSCP
- a CDS encoding outer membrane beta-barrel protein, giving the protein MAGPAAGRNSRARVFRAALPCLALIALAGTAAQAQVVTPDLFSSKRTSQATSPDSPLRRTAAEANDPLNNPKLQERDKPAPSRIGQIPKYGLPAASGAADSGYDSLNRKRKKPKYYPGQAKPKPPVGPGSPPPPIASNTRLRLSIPPSESAHKTPIPPAMAGTVVGQPPRKRLRIDDDPFGAVGDYAGSFLIKSAVEFSGGYDTNPGRLVPAQGKPFYVIAPEFVAFSDWERHALVADLRGSFTGYTSNLTPNADGTPLSAPLDIDRPSFIGHVDGRLDVSRDTRLLAQGRLFVSTDNPGSPNVQAGLARYPIYTTVGGTVGVDQSFNRLQVSAGATVDRTDYTNSKLTDGTSTTNDDRNFSQYGGVGRVSYDLRPGLKPFVEVQGDSRVHDVRLDRAGFARDSAGGYVKGGTSFEFSRLLTGEIGVGYAARDYVDPRLDRLEGLLVSSSLVWTATPLTTAKFYSDTTITETTLPGTSGVLTHIYTVEVDHDFRRWLTAIGKFTWGDLDYQGNPRRDKIYAVSGEAIYKMNRNVWLRGTLRRDWLDSNLPGNSTVSTVMMLGVRLQH
- a CDS encoding KpsF/GutQ family sugar-phosphate isomerase, coding for MANPNPLMAKSSGTDPADAAVQSALRTLDAEAGGIAALSAALQSDLRAPFTAATDLIRNAKGRLIVTGLGKSGHIGRKIAATFASTGTPAFFVHAAEASHGDLGMITAEDVILALSWSGEQPEMKNLISYAARFRISVIAMTAERESSLSKAADVALTLPKAREACPHNLAPTTSSLMMLALGDTLAIALLEGRGFTSVDFSVLHPGGKLGAMLKYTRDLMHAGDAVPLKPLGTKMSDALVEMTSKGFGCVGIVDARGHIVGIVTDGDLRRHMDMGPDLMAATVDEVMTKNPKTIDRDVLAGEALEILNSSKITTLIVTDAGKPVGIVHLHDFLRAGVA
- a CDS encoding carboxymuconolactone decarboxylase family protein, with protein sequence MSQTAPRIAPLEPPYAPDIAEQFDRIMRGAPPLVLFRVMAGNARAWEKFRAGSLLDRGPLSLREREIVIDRTCARTGCEYEWGVHIAAFAAAAKLTDEQVRATVRGAVTEACWSEAEQALIAVVDALHDRATLSDAEFAALSAHYDEAQIFEIILLCGFYHTVSYLANGLALPLEAKAARFPKA
- a CDS encoding helix-turn-helix domain-containing protein: MPKPAAVPGKTAVRGSRTGRPVMALLDLLGRRWTLRIIWELRDGPLTSRALRTACDDASPTVMQARLSELREAGLVELLAGDGYRLTPLGRELMESFLPLHHFAERWSKRGA
- a CDS encoding NfeD family protein; the encoded protein is MAEIFSTLGTWNWLIFGFILMALELLAPGIFLFWLGLAALLVGLLSFVINPSWQTQLLLFAIFTVAAVPAWRHFARSAGSRSQSNPFLNKRTEALIGREFTLEKPIVDGTGTVRIDDTIWRVAGPDAPAGSRVKVVQADGASLTVAAA